The genomic segment CACACTCACACCTCCTGGTCATCAACCCCCTTACTATCTGACAGACGACAGCAACGCCAAAATGATTAACCAAACGGGTTCGCTAGGCGAGGGTAAGTGAATGCGAGCATTTGCGattcatcgccatcaccaaCTGACGGTTGCTGTACAGATGGCATCCACATCGACATGAACCACCTCAAGTCCGGTGAGGTCAACCTTGGAACGTCCATCATGGCCATCAACTTCAAAGACGGTGTCATCCTCGGCGCCGACTCCCGCACAACCACAGGCGCATACATTGCCAACCGAGTGACGGACAAGCTCACGCAAGTCCACGACACGATTTGGTGCTGTCGATCGGGTTCTGCCGCAGACACACAAGCCGTCGCCGACATCGTCCAGTACCATCTCAGCACATACGGCATCACGAACGACGAAGCACCTACCACACAGACCGCCGCAGCACTGTTTCAAGAGCTGTGTTATGAGAACAAGGACATGCTGAGCGCAGGCATCATCATTGCTGGTTGGGATCCACGACATGGAGGGCAGGTATACCAGATTCCGTTGGGCGGATCGCTGCACAAGCAGGCATTTGCCATTGCTGGTTCAGGTTCGACATACATCTACGGCTACACAGACGCGAACTGGAAAGAGGGCATGACTGAAGAGGAAGGCATCGAGTTTGTGAAGGGCTCATTGAAAGAGGCAATCAAGTGGGACGGCAGTTCAGGTGGTGTGATTCGAATGGTCGTGCTCACAGCCAAAGGTGCTGTGCGGCACCTGTACCTGCCTGACAGGAATTACGAAGGGCCGGGAACAGACAAGCCATAAGGACATGATGATGACACAGACATGTATGCATAGAATACCGCTTGCTGCGCTTTGCGCCGCTGCGAAATGCGGTTACGCCAGGACTTGTATAGTACAAGATCTATGATGGAGCAAGTCCAGCTCCGGCAGCTACCACTTCCTCCCTCTCGAGCTTTAGTTTGACCCGTTCCGGCTGATTCGTGTTCGTGTTGCCGCTGAGCCTAGAGAACGGTCTAGATGGAATCTCGAACTGGCACAATCTCGCAGCAAGCTTGCTGGAATGGCCCGAGGTCGGCAGCTGCTTGTGATGTATCAAAAGGTGGCTCTGTTCTTATAGGAATATGACAGGTAGCACCGCTACGACTGTACACGGCTCGATCTCATGCAGGAGAGGTCAATTGCGGGCAAGAGTACGGCTGGTACGGCCGTTGCCGTCAACCTAGGGCAACACAAGTGAACGGGTAGTGGAGAGAGATGTTGCGTGTCGGAGGACGAATAGGGATGGCGTGACTGACATCTGGCTTGTGAAGAAGCGTGCGTACCAATGAGCGTTGTAGCCCGATGCTCACCGACATCCCTGCATGCTGCTTAGCGCATAGCGCATTGCTAGTGGACGTCTTGTCGCCTTGCTGATTACGCTGCGACAGCGTCATCGCCTCCTTTTGACGTGCCCAAACAGGAGGGCAGACGAAGCACGTCTGAAGCTCGATGCGGCTGGAGGGCAGGCATGCCTCGTCCATGCGTCGTGGGACAGCCGGGTATAGAACGTGAAGTGATCTCAAAATACCGATAGATGCAGCGCGCGCTAAAGAAGTGCGAAGTGTAATCCTGAGAGGCGCCGAGCTGCTGGTGAGCGTCGTTGAAGCAGGGCCTTGGCGGAGCGAAGCCTTGCTCGCAGATCTTCCAGACCATGATGCTCGGTCCTCATCTCCCATACCAgctctgcttccttcttgcTGCCCACACACCACGCAGCCTCCGCTCCGCCCGGCTacccatcgccatcgccatcagTGCAAAAGCATACGTACTGCGGCGGCTGTCCAATTGACTTTGAGCACAGCGCTGGATCGCGAGCCCGACCGATATGGTTGATTCAGGTGAGTAGCCGTGTTTCATTGCTGCTGGAGAGTTTTTGCACACCGGAGCTCTATCGACGCGGCCACCACATCGACCCGGCAGCCCGCCTGCCTGTCCATCGGCACGCGTCGTTGCTGCCGATGACATGCGCAGGGTCGATCTTGCCGCGCCGCACCTCTGGCACCACGGGCACGCGTTGCTCCTCACTTCACATGCTCAGCCAGCACCATGGTActcccaccaccacgccCCGCCGCTCACCTCGCCGCCAGCCGGCACTGAAGCATATCACCGACTCCACTCTTATCACCCGCAGACCCACGTCCCGCGCGCGCTCGCGCAGCACCGCCATCGCGAACATTGCGACTGATCTTCCCCAGCATAGCAACCTATCCAAACGTCCAAGGCCCCAGCATGGGATCAGTCGTCCTCGATGCCGTGAACTCGTTCTTCGGACATCCCCACGCGACCACACACGACCatccacagcacagcacctaCCGAGAAGCGCCTCGAACAGCGCCCACCCCAAACCCCGCACCGACATCGAAACGGAGCCGCTCGCGATCCCCTGGCGGCGAGGAGCGAGTCGAGCGAATGACCGATTCTGCGCAGAGAGCCAccagctcttctgcagcCCCGGCGAGCTACAATGTTCGACCAGAAGATACAAGGGCGCCTTCGCAGGCGTCATCGAGACAGAGCGCAGCAGAGCCACCAAGCCCACCACTAGCTGCTAACGCGGCCGTGCCTCCAGAGGCCGACCAGTCTCAAACAGGTGCACAGACGGATAGCGCGCCCTCGACGCCATCGGAGCGCTCGTCGAGACCACGGAAGATCAAAGTGCGCGACCTTCAGCACATTCAGAGCTTTGCTTGCGAGAACATGGCAGACTTCTCCGAAGTCCGCAGCAGGAGCCGCTCGCGTTCGAGAGCGACGGAGGATGATAGCCCGCAATACGAGATTAGTGAGATGAAGGTCGAGCACATAATTGAAATGGTCGCTGGCCTCCTCACCAAAATTACGACCACGAATGACAGGCAGCACGAGCATCTGCACCGAGCGCCGCCCTCGATCAGCGAAGCTTCGCATCTCAACCAGCAGACTACAAGTGTGTTGGCTTTTCATGGCAAGAACGTGCCGAGCATAACAATCTTGAGTTACTTGTCCAGGATCAATAAGTACTGTCCTACCAGCTATGAGGTATTCTTGAGCCTATTGGTGTACTTTGACAGAATGACGGAGCGCGTCAACGCGGGCCCGATGCAGTCCTTGCGAGAGGCAAACAAACAAGCTGTCGAAGCACAAGGTGGCAGAAACGATTCGTCAGCGTCACTGAGTTCAGACTCCATGGAAGGAGTGACGGCCACGACACCCAGTGGGACCCAGCAAGCGACCCCTCCATACTCTGGCGGTATGGAGAAGCCTCAAGAGCGAGGTATTCCAGGCACACCCCACAGCAGGCCTAACCAACCGGACACGGACTCGCCATCAATACCTGCAGAACTGTCGGCTGCTGGGAACATTGACCCGTATAACCTTTCACACTTTTTTGTCGTGGACAGCTTCAACATTCACCGGCTCGTCATTGCTGGTGTTACTTGCGCTAGCAAATTCTTTTCTGACATCTTCTACACGAATTCAAGATACGCTAAGGTGGGCGGCCTCCCCTTGCCAGAGCTTAACCATCTCGAGCTGCAGTTCTTGCTGCTTAATGATTTCCGGCTGAGTATCCCGGTGGAGGAGATCGAAGCCTATGGAACCATGCTCGTTGAGTTCTATGCTCGAGAAGTGGTTGCGCAAAGAAAAGCTGCCGAGGCCGCTGCGGCGAGCATGGATGAGCGCAGTTTGAGCGAGAGTTCGACGGAGAGCACTGCTACTGTAAGGGCTGCCGGATAGCCAAAAGGCATCTTGTCTCCAACTTTCGCGAAAGCTCC from the Cercospora beticola chromosome 9, complete sequence genome contains:
- the PRE3 gene encoding Proteasome subunit beta type-1 (MEROPS:MER0001645): MINQTGSLGEDGIHIDMNHLKSGEVNLGTSIMAINFKDGVILGADSRTTTGAYIANRVTDKLTQVHDTIWCCRSGSAADTQAVADIVQYHLSTYGITNDEAPTTQTAAALFQELCYENKDMLSAGIIIAGWDPRHGGQVYQIPLGGSLHKQAFAIAGSGSTYIYGYTDANWKEGMTEEEGIEFVKGSLKEAIKWDGSSGGVIRMVVLTAKGAVRHLYLPDRNYEGPGTDKP
- a CDS encoding uncharacterized protein (BUSCO:EOG09263L00), yielding MGSVVLDAVNSFFGHPHATTHDHPQHSTYREAPRTAPTPNPAPTSKRSRSRSPGGEERVERMTDSAQRATSSSAAPASYNVRPEDTRAPSQASSRQSAAEPPSPPLAANAAVPPEADQSQTGAQTDSAPSTPSERSSRPRKIKVRDLQHIQSFACENMADFSEVRSRSRSRSRATEDDSPQYEISEMKVEHIIEMVAGLLTKITTTNDRQHEHLHRAPPSISEASHLNQQTTSVLAFHGKNVPSITILSYLSRINKYCPTSYEVFLSLLVYFDRMTERVNAGPMQSLREANKQAVEAQGGRNDSSASLSSDSMEGVTATTPSGTQQATPPYSGGMEKPQERGIPGTPHSRPNQPDTDSPSIPAELSAAGNIDPYNLSHFFVVDSFNIHRLVIAGVTCASKFFSDIFYTNSRYAKVGGLPLPELNHLELQFLLLNDFRLSIPVEEIEAYGTMLVEFYAREVVAQRKAAEAAAASMDERSLSESSTESTATVRAAG